The Chryseolinea soli nucleotide sequence ATAAAGCTTAACTTCGATGCAAGTAAACGCCAGTTTCAGACCTTATCAATAAGTCAAAAAAATATGACTACCACCGCGAACAACACCTTGGCCGAATGCCCGAAAGAGTATTTATTAAAATTGCTGACCGGAAAATGGAAGCCTTGTATTTTTCGCTACGCGACAGAAGGCCCCGTGCGGTTCGGACAAATGGTGAAGCTGCTTCCCGAAGCAACCCGCCAAGGATTAACCAACGCGCTTCGCGAGTTGGAGGAGAGCAATATCCTCGAACGAAAAGTGATCAAACTAAAGCCCCTGCACGTCGAATATCACCTGACCGAATTGGGCTTGGAATTTATTCCGATCTTCAAAGCGGTAGAGGCACTGCATCTCTTGCCGGTCAGGAAAAACCAACCGCAGCATTCATAGGCTTGCCGTTTGTCGCGTTTCTCACGAACAAAATTTTTCACACATCGTCCCCACACGCAGAAATCCCACAACATCAGTCGCTATTTTTGTAGGCTTAAAATATAACTACAACATGAAAAAACTCTTAACCTTAACCCTTGTCGCCCTGCTGGGCCTGACGGCACAAGCGCAGAAATTGACCGACGACAAAGTGCCCGCTGCTGTAAAAGCGTCCCTGACCAAGCGTTTCCCCGCAGCCAAGCAAGTGGCTTGGGAAAAAGAAGATGAAAAAGCCTACGAGGCGAAATTCATGGTGGACAACAACAAGCAATCGGCCAACTTCGATGAGAACGGCACTTGGCTCTCCACCGAAACAAACATCAAGAAGACCGACCTCCCCGCCGCCATTCAGTCGTCCCTTTCCAAAAACTTCGCCGGCTACGAGATTGACGATCCTGAAAAAGTCGAGTCGCCCGAGGGCGTGTTATACAAAATGAAATTGAAGAAAGAAGGAAAAAAACTGGAAGTGGTCTTCCTGCCCGATGGCACGGTGAAAAAACAAAAGGAACACAAGTCTGGTGATAAGGATAAGAATAAGGATAAAGACAAAGCTAAGGGGAAAGACAAGGTCGACGATAGCGACTAGACGTACGGCCAACGCAAATGCGATCACTCCCAAACGATTTTGCAAGTTGTCCTGTACAGGTCAACTAAATGACTAGTTTGACAATAGTAGTGATCCTTATTCGCGTATCTGCCACAAATACGATCCACAAATACCAAAAATAGATCTGTTTTAACTCCTTCAATCGGCAAGTTTATAACTTTAGGATCCCCTACGTTTGGATAAATGACTATACTCAACGTATCGATTTGAATCTTCCCTTCGACCATATCTAGATTCCACTTAGACTCCGTAAAACTTTGGATTGAATCACTTTCATAGTACCAACCATTATGTGCTTGGTTGGTGACGCCAATACTCTTCTCCTTATTATTTACCCCAAAAGCCATCGCTTGACCGTATCGAAAGCCCCTTAGATTCTTCGACGCCACGCCCTTCTTAGCTTGGATATATACGGAAGAGTCAAAGCTTGCCTGCACACAAAGATCCACAAGATCATTCATAACTACCTCAAAGAAGAACGGCTGTTTTTTTAGTCTAATAACATTGTTGTCGACCACGCATGTATCACCATCCTGAACGATTGATACCTTAAACCTTATACGGGCATTGGTTTGTGCCAACAAACTGAGGTTAAATAAAAATAGAATGACTATCGCCGTTAACTTAATCATATCCTTTTTAATAGCGTCACAGAGATCAACGAACTAAATGTAGCAAGTGATATTTGTCTCGATCTATTTCTGGCTCCGGCTCATAACTGATCCGGGATGCTTCATAAAAGAAGTTAGGGTAAAAAGTTAAGATGAAAAACCAAAGTCCCCCATTTTTAATTTTTTACTTTTTTCACGATCTTCACTACTGACATCGCCCACCAAAATGACCCTCACTCGACTTACACGGTGTATTTGGCTCCTGACCCCCCTGCTATTCGCCGCCTGCACACCTCTTCGCGAGATCGGTCAACCCATGGCACATGCTACCTATCGCGATACCCCTGCATCCCTTGCCGGCCAATACACAAACAAAACACCCGACATCTACGCACCCTTGCTGTGGGAAATTGTCGCCCCCTATCAAGGTTCACTGCGCAAAGGCGACACGCGGGCGACCGTGACGTGGGACAGTTTATACATCGACGTCAATCCCACCAGCAAGGATGAGATCACGTTTAACCTCTGTGACGAGCGGGGCCCAGTGCGTTCGAAGACGATCCATGGGAAATATAAGCACGGTTATTTTTATTCCCGACAAAAGATGGTCCTCGTTCCGTTTTTTCCTTTGTTCTTTCACTACAACTTCCAGCGGTTCCGTGTCGGGCCGGCCGATAACAGTTTGGTCGTACATGAAAGGCGCAATTCGATTTCGCTGTTCTTTCTTATTCACGTGAGCAAGGATAATTGGAAGGGGCAAATGGAATTTGCGAGTAGGAAGTAGATTACTCTTCACTTTACCCTTTTAAGCGTCGCCTTTGAATACAATTCAAAATCTTTCCCAGGCTCAGCAAGTTCAAATGTTTCGATGAACTCGTTCTCACTTATCACCTGGTACGTTTCCTTTGCCCGAAATCCAGCGGGTATGTTTTCGATGCTCTCCGATAGGAACACTATGGTCTTTCCATCGGGTGAGATGGATTCGTTCTTAAATTGATTCACAAATCCTTCCATGTGAAATTGCCGCAACACGAAGCTCTTTCGGCCCTTATCATAGCTGATGAATCCATGATCTTCATGAACTTCCCCTTTTGGATTATCTTTTGAAGGCGGGTAAGTCGATTTGTTCTTTACTTCAATGAATTTTTTATTAAGCACCAACTCATAACTGCGCTCGTAGGTTCCTTTTCCCGGCTGGCCTTCGGACGTTCCACGCCATTTGCCGATCATGAACTTCAGTGGAAGCCAAACGCTGTCCTGTTTGTTTTGCGCCATCGATAGGATCGGCGCAAAGAATAGAAGTGCGATAAATTTCTTCATACTATTCAATCCGATTTCCATACAATTTCATACTAAGAAAACTCAATTGCAAACAAACCACCGCGCAGCAGCCTTTTGAAGTTCGCTGCCATCAATAGCGTTGTCAGCGGCCCAGGCGATAATCCCATCAGGGCGGATCAATGCTGCGCTTAGCGCAAATCGATCTTTTGCAGTGCCTGCGATATACTTGATCCGGTCGCCATACTCACTCGCCAAATCTTTAAGCGAAGCATTCCCATCAAAATCAAGCAGCACCCCTTGCCCATCGTGCATGAACTCTCCGATGCTTGCACCGTCATCGAACTCAAAGTTGGGAACGCTGTGGCCTACTAATGAGTGGCTGCCACCGAGATCGTAATGTGTGTGAACACCCCACACGCGTCCAGCAAAATAGGTGGCACCATCGCGTGTGTTGATCAGGTCGCGGACAATGGCGTTCAGCGCGCGGGCATGAGGGTCGGGTTTCATGATGGCGACCTGGGCACGGGACCAATCCAGCACTTGCGCGCCAATGGGATACCGTTCGGTATAATAACTGTCCAGCAAACCTTCCGGCGCTTTCTCGTGGATGGTGGCGGCGAGCTTCCAGCCCAGGTTCATGGCATCGCCCAGGCCAAGGTTGAGTCCCTGACCTCCCAAGGGTGCGTGAATGTGTGCAGCATCGCCGGCTAAAAGGATCCGTCCGTTGCGGTAGGTTGTGGCTTGCCGCGAGCGGTCGGTCCAGGTGGTGGCGATATGGAGGGTGTTGATCGTGACGTCGGTGTTCGAGACGCGGCGCAGCACCTGTTGCACGTGTTCACGCGTGATGGGCTTCCCTGAACTGTGAAATGCGCCGCCATCAAAATCCTGGATCATCACGTAGCCGGGTTGGGATTGCAAGTACATGCCGGTAGCCGTCACGTTTCGGCCTGGGTTGAGCTTCTCCGGGTCGGCCATGTCGAGCTGCGTAGTGTAGCCGGTAAATTCCGGTTCTGTGCCGGCAAAATCAAAGCCGGCCACCTTGCGAACCACGCTGCGGCTTCCGTCGCACCCCACGAGCCACTGGCTTTGAAAAGTTTGGTCACTCGTCTGCACCGTTACTCCATTCCCGGTTTGATGAAAGTCCGTGATCGCAACTCCGCGCTTGATCGCTACACCCAAGATTTCTGCACGGCGGGCCAGCACCGTTTCAAGTTCCTCCATTTCAGAAATTAAACTGGCGTCGGTTGAGCTTGGCAGG carries:
- a CDS encoding winged helix-turn-helix transcriptional regulator, producing the protein MTTTANNTLAECPKEYLLKLLTGKWKPCIFRYATEGPVRFGQMVKLLPEATRQGLTNALRELEESNILERKVIKLKPLHVEYHLTELGLEFIPIFKAVEALHLLPVRKNQPQHS
- a CDS encoding PepSY-like domain-containing protein — encoded protein: MKKLLTLTLVALLGLTAQAQKLTDDKVPAAVKASLTKRFPAAKQVAWEKEDEKAYEAKFMVDNNKQSANFDENGTWLSTETNIKKTDLPAAIQSSLSKNFAGYEIDDPEKVESPEGVLYKMKLKKEGKKLEVVFLPDGTVKKQKEHKSGDKDKNKDKDKAKGKDKVDDSD
- a CDS encoding heme-binding beta-barrel domain-containing protein — its product is MKKFIALLFFAPILSMAQNKQDSVWLPLKFMIGKWRGTSEGQPGKGTYERSYELVLNKKFIEVKNKSTYPPSKDNPKGEVHEDHGFISYDKGRKSFVLRQFHMEGFVNQFKNESISPDGKTIVFLSESIENIPAGFRAKETYQVISENEFIETFELAEPGKDFELYSKATLKRVK
- a CDS encoding FAD-dependent monooxygenase, with the protein product MKETLESKKSTHDHFIHDVIISGAGPVGLFLACELALANCSVLVLEKAEDPYSPLKRLPFGIRGLSAPTIEALYRRGLLKELEVHKRLKNPHQNAKQGAQRQVGHFAGIPFLEGHVDPSQWTYRLPSSTDASLISEMEELETVLARRAEILGVAIKRGVAITDFHQTGNGVTVQTSDQTFQSQWLVGCDGSRSVVRKVAGFDFAGTEPEFTGYTTQLDMADPEKLNPGRNVTATGMYLQSQPGYVMIQDFDGGAFHSSGKPITREHVQQVLRRVSNTDVTINTLHIATTWTDRSRQATTYRNGRILLAGDAAHIHAPLGGQGLNLGLGDAMNLGWKLAATIHEKAPEGLLDSYYTERYPIGAQVLDWSRAQVAIMKPDPHARALNAIVRDLINTRDGATYFAGRVWGVHTHYDLGGSHSLVGHSVPNFEFDDGASIGEFMHDGQGVLLDFDGNASLKDLASEYGDRIKYIAGTAKDRFALSAALIRPDGIIAWAADNAIDGSELQKAAARWFVCN